AATACCACTAATGCGAATTCCAGTTTAAATTCAAAGCAAAGCCCGCCCTTGTTACTAGTCTTAGGTGTTGGGAATAATGAACAAGCTGTATCAGTCCCTTTTGAGGCTGATGCATTAAAATCGTTAGCAAAAAGTGCAAGTGGTTACTACCATGCTATATCTACTGATAATAGCGATGTTGAATGGATACAAGATAATATCCAGCAATTTATGTTACTGAGTAATGACAACGCCCAACCTTGGGCTGATATGGGCTACAACTTAGTGTTTTTATTAGCGCTATTATTTTTGCTGTGGTTCCGTCGTGGCTGGACTATTAATTGGAGCCTGCAGTCGGTATTACTGTTGTTTGTTTTAACTTATTTTCCAGCACCTTCAGCATTTGCTAACACTGCCATCTCAAATACGACACCTGAAAATCCAGTCAAAGAAGATCTGCAACCACGATGGCGTTTTGCTGATTTATGGATGACTGCAGATCAGCAAGGACAATATTATTTTAACCGAGAGGATTATGCACAAGCAGCTGTGCGTTTTGATGATCCGATGTGGAAAGCTTCGGCCTATTATTTTGCCGAAGAATTTGACCTTGCTCGTCGCTACTTTATGCGCGTAGATAACCCTATCGCACAATTTGGAGCCGCCAATGCTTTGGCACAATCACGTGAGTATATCGCGGCTCGAAATTTGTTTAAGCAGATAGTAAAAGAAAATCCAGACTATCTGCAGGCTGCACATAATCTAGTGATCGTACAAAAAATTATTGATGATATTAATCGCATGAGTGAAAGCCAAACAAATAACGAAAATGAAGCATCAAAAGAATTAGGTGACCAGCCACAAACAAGCGATGGTGCCGAGAAAGTGGTGAGAAAAGAACAGCTCATTAAGGAAAGTTATAACGCCGAACAACTATTGCAAGATGACGCACTTAATCAAGCATGGATGAAGCGTGTCCAAGGCGACCCCGAACGTTTTCTCATGACTAAGTTTTCTCAACAGTTACAAACGCAAGGGAGACTATGATGCGATTTATTTATACGGTTATTTGTTGCTTGGTTTTGCAGTTGGGTATGGTTCATGTTGTTCAAGCGATGACAGTGCAAGATTTGTTACAGCAAAATAAATTACAAATTAAGGCATGGATCGAACCTTCGTCAGAAAATCTTGATGGCACTCTTAAATCTCTTGATATTATTGGCTCTGAGTTTGCCCCTCGCCAGCAAGTTGATTTATATATTCAGGTTAAAACTGACCGTTGGTTTGCGGCAGGGACGTACATCAGTCCCTTTAGTGTCGATAATAGCTTAGTGTTGCAACGTAATAAATTAGCGAATAATTATGCTCAACGTGAAAAAGGTATCACTTGGTCAATACAAGAGTGGCAGTTAACACTTTACCCGCAACTGAGTGGCGAATATATCGTGCCTGCTATTCCTGTGAGTGTGAGTATTGCTAGTGCGCCGGGAGAAAAAGTAACCGGGCATATTCTCACTACGCCGTTGAGCTTTAATGTGGCTTTACCTGATGCTCGGTTAAGCGAAGATGTAAATTGGGTTGCAGCCCCGGAGTTGACGTTTAGCCAAGAGTGGAATATTGAAGTTAATAGTGAATTAAAAGTCGGGGACGCGATCACGCGAACTGTGACGATAGCGGGCAGAGATACTAGTATTATGTTGCTACCTGACTTTACCCCTTTTCAATCTGATCGTGTGCAATCTTATCGTGATAAAGATAATGCGCAAGATAGTCAGAACCGCGATGGTTTTTACGCCAGTAAAACCATTATCCACACTTATATTATTCAGAAAAATGGCCAATTGGATTTACCCGCCTTAAGTCTGTTGTGGTGGAATACTGAAACGCAAACTCTACAGCCTTTAACTGTGTCTGGCGGGCAATGGTCGGTACAGCATACACCTGCTAGTTTTGTCCGTGCTTATCGGATTTGGATATTAAGTTGTCTTATTATAGGGGGACTGGTTATTTATACAGCCTACCGTTTATGGCAACAATATCAGCATGCCAAACTGCCTTATTGGTTGATGTTTATCGTTAACGTTTATCGTCAACAATGGCCGTTGTGCACGCGTGATTTATACAATCAGCATTATAAATACAGTGGCAATACGCAATTACGCCAGCCTGGATCTCGAGGATCTTATCGTGCTGATCCAGCGTTTAAACCACAAGGTTCACAACCAAATAGCGGTAGTTCGGAAGGCAACTGTAAAGGTCATCATGAAGGTGATAGCACTGGCCAGCTCATTGCTGCGTGGTCTGAATGGCAATATGGCGCGAGATCGAGATGGCAGTCACATTCTATCAAACAACAGAGGCTGTTTTTAGCCTTGTGGCTAGCGATACGTAAAAAGTAATGATAATGTTATCAGTGTGATTATCATTTCAATTTATTAAGTTGTTGTTTATTAATCATTTAAATTTCCGCCTGTTTACCTGTAATTTAATTACGTAATTTAACAACCACACTTGTAATTAAATTACATTTTGTTTTGGTTATGAAAATATACAAAAAAACCAGCAGATAAGTGCTGGTTTTTTTATACGTGAATCAATTTTAGTGCTTCGCATAACGATGCTGGGGATTAGTCCATCAAGCCGTGATTAATCGCGTATTGGATCAACTCAGCACTGGTTTTAGCACTGATCAATTTCATCATGGAGTACTTATGAAACTCGACGGTTCGTGGCGAAATAAATAATTCATCAGCAACTTGGCGTGCCGATTTACCTTGTGCTAATAATCGTAAAACGCTGATTTGACGAGAGGATAATTGAGGCTTTTCAGTGTTCACTGTTACTGAGGTTGAAAGATAAGTCTCGCCTTTTAATACTTGGTTTACCGCTTCAACTAAGCTTTCGCTCGCTTCATGTTTTAATACGTAGCCTTGCGCGCCTGCGGCTATCGCACTTTCGGCATATTCTTGCTCTTCATGCATAGTGAGACAAATTATCTTTACGGTTTTATTGATACGCTTTAATGCGGCTATCGCGGCAATGCCAGTCATGTCTGGCATGCTGATATCGGTGATAACTAAATCAGGTTCATGTTGCTTAACGAGCTCCACTAACTCTATGCCATTTTTGGCAATAGCGAGAATGCGATGCTCAGGTTGTAAAATACTGGCGATGCCTTGTGCCACGATTAAATGGTCATCGGCTAAAACTATATTACTCATAATATTCCTTTATAGCAGGGATCATTATATCGACGATAAAACCGCCATCTCCAGGAGAGTTGAATACTGCAGTGCCATTAAATAGCTGCGCACGCTCCCGAATACTAATTAATCCAATACTCCCGTTATTTTGATTTAAATTTAAATCGCAGCCAATGCCATCATCAATAATTTGAAAGTGCAGGTCGGTATCGCTGTATTGCAGGGACACAAACACTGCTGATGCTTGAGCATGCTTGGCGACGTTGTTGAGTGTTTCTTGTAAAATTCGGTATAGATTTAAGGACAGTTCTTTATTTAACGCTGGGAGCGGATCAAATAGCGTTTGAATATCAATATCTTTAATGGTTGATAGACGTCTGCACTCTGATTTTAATGCCGTTAACAACCCTAGATCTTCTAAAATAGCGGGGTGTAAAGAGCGTGATAGCGCTTGCATGTCTTTCGCCAACCCTTGGATCTCGTTGTGGAGAATATTAGCGGATTGTTTTTCACTGTCGGTAATTAAGGTATTGGATAATCGCGATGCTTTAATGGTGAGTAGTGCCATCCGCTGTGAAAAATTGTCATGTAGCTCGCGGGATAACATGCGACGTTCATTCTCTTGGTTATCCATCAAATGGCGCGATAATAGTTCGAGTTGTTGATTTTTATGTTGTAGCTTTTCCCAATAGGCATAACGTTCATAGGTTGACGCTAGGATCTGGCCAAAACTACGTATCCTAGAGATATAATCTTTATCCCAGTGTATTGGTTCTAGATAACGGCTTGCTGTGATGCCACCCCAAATACGACCTTTAACGCGAAAGGGCACAACAACGTGCGCAATTATCCCCTGCATTTCTTTGATTAGCAGCTCATCATGTTGGATAATATCGGCCATATTACCCTCGGCAATAATTATTTCCCCTTTACTGATTTGTGCTAAGTAAGGTGAGTAGAGTCCATGAGCCGGTAAAGAAACTGGTTTATAACCCGGAGCAGCCACTGCGAGTGCTCCTTCAAAACGATTGTCTGGTGTTAAGCGTACTAACGACATGCGTTGTGTTTGAATGTATGGCATAAAAGCGCTGAGTGCAAACTCAATCGCATTGGCTAAATCTGCGGTATCGTTTTCTAATAACCAATTTGACATTTCAATGGTAAATTGCTCAATGCTTAAGTCTGCTTTGTCAATTATTGGTGGTTCACGCATGTTATTGCCCTCATTGAATGTTAGCTATTTGCAATTGGCTGAATTAGATAAATATATTATTAGCCTGATATCTGTGATTTAGCTATCAATAAATGTGAAATATGCCGATATCTAGCAATTCTACGAGTACCTTTTACTTACCCTGCGCGAATATAATCTACCTCGAAATATTTTCTTTGCTACGACCATTTATACGCAAAGATAATTTGTTCCTGATCGTCTGATTCGGGAATCATTAATCGAGGAATAAACCTGTGAGTTTAATATCTATGCCTTTTGTAGGCACTGGCTTTGACACTGGATTACATATTGTTGCTGCTGTTGTTCTTATTGCAACGGTCGCTGCTGCAGGGATTGGCTTTTGGAAGTTCCACGAGGTGCCGATTCAACAGGCTCATAAGAATAGCCATCAACAATTGACACTGATAACCACATTAACTTGGATTGGCTTTATTTGGCATTGGGTATGGGTATTAGCAGTCATCGTTGCGTTTGTAGATGCAGAGCAAGCCATTGCTAAAGTGCGTGATATTTGGAAGTCAGAGGAGAATAAATCATGTTAGAAGGTTTAGCTGTCTGGGCATTACTGATCTATTTATTACGCTTAATTGGTATGCCATGGAATCTGTATTCTAAAGCTTTTGCTTATATTGGTGGTTCTGCGTGGTTATTATTCGTCTGGGTAGGCTTAATTACCTATACTCCAATGGACTTATCGGGTGGTTCGTTAGTGCAGTCCCCGCATATTCAATTACGTCCAGGTTCAACGCAGGTAACTGGTAATATTAAAGCGATTCATGTAAAGCCTAATCAACAGGTGACTAAAGGCCAGCTTATCTATGAACTTGAAGATCAGGTTTATCAGATTGCATTAAATAAAGCCGCGGCGCAGGTGCAGAGCGCTGAAGTTGCTTTATCATCATCACTTGATGACGTACGTATTAATGAATCTAAATATGCAATTGCCAATAAAGAGATTAAAATTAACCTCGATGAGCAAGTTGAAATCGAAGCAGACCTTAATTGGAAAAGCACGACATTACAGCGCTATATTGATCAGAATAAAGTCGCTGCGTTTACCATTACAGAAAGTAAGTTAGATGAGCAAAAAACGGCAGTGCAAGTTGCTAGCGCCAAATTAACGGTATTACGTTCACAAGCAGAAAAATTGATATTAAATGCGCAGCAAGCGCAGCTTAATACGCTCAAGTCCGGCCATGCCGTAAATAGCCGTAAAGCGGATGTCGCAAATCAAACGGAAGTGTATGCACAAGCGCAGTGGAATTTAGATAATACCCGTGTTTATGCGCCGGCAGATGGTTACTTAACTAATTTTATTATTCGGGAAGGTCAATACATAGGTGCGTTGCCGCGTATTCAAATGTATACCAATGAAAAATATGTGTTAATGCGTGTTAATCATCAAGCTATTCGTAATATAAAAGTGGGCCAAGGGGCTGAGTTTTCCTCCGCTGTTTATCCTGGTCATATTTTTGCTGCCGAAGTGGAAGGGATCATAGAAGCAACTGGTGAAGCACAAGGTTCATTACTGGCAAAAGAGACTCCTGTTCGCGCGACCACAGGGCAGAACGTAATGAATAAACATCATTTTGTACGTTTAAAGCTAATTGAAACTGAGGATTATGACATCCCAGTTGGCGCCGTGGGTCTCGCTTGGATCAGTGGTGCTAAGCCGATTGCATTCCTCGGCTTCCTTGATGTGATCCGTGGTATTATTATCCGCATGAAATCACAAATATACTACTTCTATTCGATGTAACATTTGATGCCATAATCAGAGGGTCGTCTTTATCTGAATAACGATTTAAACCGTGTGCCTTTGGTATGCGGTTTTTTTGTTTGTGGGTATTCACAGTGTCTACATGGTTTTACGATAAGGGACTGCTGTGAATAGGGTCTATATCAAACTTGCTATTAGTTTTACTTATTACTGGGAAAATTACGAGTCGTTATCACTTTCGTAAAATTAGACAATTACCTCATTATAAATATTGAGGTTATTTTGATGAATACAGCGATTAAATCAATAGTGCTATGTTGTGCTTTTCTTCCTTTGCAAGCCATTGCTGCCGATACAGATATATCAGCTACTGAAGTGTCATCGTGGGATTTTAATGTCGAGTTGTACGGTCAATTAACGAATATTGACGGTTCGACGCAGCTAGGATCTTTTGATAAGCCACTTAATTTAAGTACTAACGATATTTTTTCGAAATTAAAAATGGGCGGTATGGTGCACACTGAAGGTCTGCATAACAGTGGTTGGGGTTACTCCTTTGATTATGCCTTTATGAACTTAGATGCATCACCGACAAATGGTTTATTACATCAAGGTGTATTTGAGGCCAAGGGCTTTAAGCGTTATGAGTATGATTTTGGCACCATAGATTACATGGCTGGTATTCGCTGGTGGGATATAACCCTTGATACTGATACAAATATTGTGAATCCAAGTGTTGACTGGGTCGATTATGTTGTTGGTGTTCGCTATCGTAAAGTACTTGCCAAAGATTGGATATTTGAAACTTTAGTTGATGCAGGCGCTGGGACGGATACCAAGTTTACTGGACAGGTGAATACCGGTGTTCGTTATGCGATTAACGAGTGGTCAGAACTGCATTTAGCCTATAAAGCAGTGTGGGTTGATTACGATAATGGTAATGAGCCAGGCTTTAGTGGTGACGGTATTCATTATGGCTATGATACGGTGACGCATGGCGTGGTAATGGGCTGGAATATTAAATTTTAGTCATGTCTAAGTGATTCAAAGTAAGGCCTTTAGACTGCAAATTTATGATCTGCTCATAATAAATGAAAAAGTAATACTTAAATGTTAAAACTGAGAGCCAGATGTTGATAATGATTGGGCTCAGTGATTCACGTTAACCTATACTCAATTGGTGGGATCATTGGAGATGGACTTAAGTATGTATAAAGATGTAATTAAATTTTGGTTTGAAGAGATTAATCCAGCTAAGTGGTGGGTTAAAGATGTTGCATTTGATCAAACTATTTTGGCTCGTTTTAGCGAATTGCATCAACGTGCTATTGCGGGGGAATTATTTCATTGGCGCCGTAGTGCCGAAGGAAGATTAGCTGAAATTATCATTTTGGATCAGTTTTCTCGAAATATGTTCCGTGATACGCCAAGAGCATTTTCTGCCGATAATATGGCCTTAGTACTTGCCCAAGAAGCGGTTGCTTGCGGTGCTGATAGAGAACTTTCGCAGTTGCAATGCAGTTTTTTGTATATGCCTTTTATGCATAGCGAATCAGCTGTCATTCATCAACAAGCGGTATTTCTATATAAAGGTAATGATATTCAGTCGAACCTTGATTTTGAATTAAAGCACCAAGTGATTATTGACCGCTTTGGTCGTTATCCACACCGTAATACCATTCTAGGGCGAGAGTCGACAGCCGCTGAACTCGACTTTCTTGCAACACCTGGTTCAAGTTTCTAACGTTTAACTTATTGTATTTAAATTATAATGTGAGCCTTTGTTTAGGAAAAAATAGTTAATATTTTCTGCACTTGTGTCGAGACCTGTTGTTGCGC
This genomic window from Moritella sp. F3 contains:
- a CDS encoding VWA domain-containing protein; protein product: MPFILFFVMNFRQKKMQASVIKDFPPHLLAALTVGEQGWKKLLPLKLWGLLVVLAIIIAAGPSWLRQASPFGEDTAPLVIVLDVSESMQQQDIQPSRLVRAKQKISDLLALREGGSTALVVYAGSAHTAMSLTRDNDVFTPLLQAVSPKIMPRQGKFAEYSLANIDTLLAAERSKGNPSSVLLITDGLGSETKARFVDYFNASINNNYNISANTNTTNANSSLNSKQSPPLLLVLGVGNNEQAVSVPFEADALKSLAKSASGYYHAISTDNSDVEWIQDNIQQFMLLSNDNAQPWADMGYNLVFLLALLFLLWFRRGWTINWSLQSVLLLFVLTYFPAPSAFANTAISNTTPENPVKEDLQPRWRFADLWMTADQQGQYYFNREDYAQAAVRFDDPMWKASAYYFAEEFDLARRYFMRVDNPIAQFGAANALAQSREYIAARNLFKQIVKENPDYLQAAHNLVIVQKIIDDINRMSESQTNNENEASKELGDQPQTSDGAEKVVRKEQLIKESYNAEQLLQDDALNQAWMKRVQGDPERFLMTKFSQQLQTQGRL
- a CDS encoding BatD family protein, with the translated sequence MMRFIYTVICCLVLQLGMVHVVQAMTVQDLLQQNKLQIKAWIEPSSENLDGTLKSLDIIGSEFAPRQQVDLYIQVKTDRWFAAGTYISPFSVDNSLVLQRNKLANNYAQREKGITWSIQEWQLTLYPQLSGEYIVPAIPVSVSIASAPGEKVTGHILTTPLSFNVALPDARLSEDVNWVAAPELTFSQEWNIEVNSELKVGDAITRTVTIAGRDTSIMLLPDFTPFQSDRVQSYRDKDNAQDSQNRDGFYASKTIIHTYIIQKNGQLDLPALSLLWWNTETQTLQPLTVSGGQWSVQHTPASFVRAYRIWILSCLIIGGLVIYTAYRLWQQYQHAKLPYWLMFIVNVYRQQWPLCTRDLYNQHYKYSGNTQLRQPGSRGSYRADPAFKPQGSQPNSGSSEGNCKGHHEGDSTGQLIAAWSEWQYGARSRWQSHSIKQQRLFLALWLAIRKK
- a CDS encoding response regulator transcription factor gives rise to the protein MSNIVLADDHLIVAQGIASILQPEHRILAIAKNGIELVELVKQHEPDLVITDISMPDMTGIAAIAALKRINKTVKIICLTMHEEQEYAESAIAAGAQGYVLKHEASESLVEAVNQVLKGETYLSTSVTVNTEKPQLSSRQISVLRLLAQGKSARQVADELFISPRTVEFHKYSMMKLISAKTSAELIQYAINHGLMD
- a CDS encoding GAF domain-containing sensor histidine kinase gives rise to the protein MREPPIIDKADLSIEQFTIEMSNWLLENDTADLANAIEFALSAFMPYIQTQRMSLVRLTPDNRFEGALAVAAPGYKPVSLPAHGLYSPYLAQISKGEIIIAEGNMADIIQHDELLIKEMQGIIAHVVVPFRVKGRIWGGITASRYLEPIHWDKDYISRIRSFGQILASTYERYAYWEKLQHKNQQLELLSRHLMDNQENERRMLSRELHDNFSQRMALLTIKASRLSNTLITDSEKQSANILHNEIQGLAKDMQALSRSLHPAILEDLGLLTALKSECRRLSTIKDIDIQTLFDPLPALNKELSLNLYRILQETLNNVAKHAQASAVFVSLQYSDTDLHFQIIDDGIGCDLNLNQNNGSIGLISIRERAQLFNGTAVFNSPGDGGFIVDIMIPAIKEYYE
- a CDS encoding MFS transporter; this encodes MPFVGTGFDTGLHIVAAVVLIATVAAAGIGFWKFHEVPIQQAHKNSHQQLTLITTLTWIGFIWHWVWVLAVIVAFVDAEQAIAKVRDIWKSEENKSC
- a CDS encoding HlyD family secretion protein; translated protein: MLEGLAVWALLIYLLRLIGMPWNLYSKAFAYIGGSAWLLFVWVGLITYTPMDLSGGSLVQSPHIQLRPGSTQVTGNIKAIHVKPNQQVTKGQLIYELEDQVYQIALNKAAAQVQSAEVALSSSLDDVRINESKYAIANKEIKINLDEQVEIEADLNWKSTTLQRYIDQNKVAAFTITESKLDEQKTAVQVASAKLTVLRSQAEKLILNAQQAQLNTLKSGHAVNSRKADVANQTEVYAQAQWNLDNTRVYAPADGYLTNFIIREGQYIGALPRIQMYTNEKYVLMRVNHQAIRNIKVGQGAEFSSAVYPGHIFAAEVEGIIEATGEAQGSLLAKETPVRATTGQNVMNKHHFVRLKLIETEDYDIPVGAVGLAWISGAKPIAFLGFLDVIRGIIIRMKSQIYYFYSM
- a CDS encoding DUF924 family protein; protein product: MYKDVIKFWFEEINPAKWWVKDVAFDQTILARFSELHQRAIAGELFHWRRSAEGRLAEIIILDQFSRNMFRDTPRAFSADNMALVLAQEAVACGADRELSQLQCSFLYMPFMHSESAVIHQQAVFLYKGNDIQSNLDFELKHQVIIDRFGRYPHRNTILGRESTAAELDFLATPGSSF